The following are encoded together in the Streptomyces rapamycinicus NRRL 5491 genome:
- a CDS encoding TetR family transcriptional regulator, with amino-acid sequence MGLRERKKAQTHAALSWAAVRLTVERGFDKVKVEDIAEAAGVSPRTFNNYFSSKAEAIAFRHLDRCLRVAEELRVRPGEPLWDAITESVLRQFVPDAAEAVDPPVADAAQWTAGVRVMVAEPALRGEMLRAGAVAEAEIAAAVAERTGGDPERDLYPHLVASAVMGAVNTAIAHHLRTEGTVPVSRLLTDALARIAAGLSTP; translated from the coding sequence ATGGGACTGCGAGAGCGGAAGAAGGCTCAGACGCATGCCGCGCTCAGCTGGGCCGCGGTGCGGCTGACCGTGGAGCGTGGGTTCGACAAGGTCAAGGTGGAGGACATCGCCGAGGCCGCCGGGGTCTCGCCGCGTACGTTCAACAACTACTTCTCGAGCAAGGCCGAGGCCATCGCGTTCCGCCACCTCGACCGGTGTTTGCGCGTCGCGGAGGAGTTGCGCGTACGGCCGGGTGAGCCGCTGTGGGACGCGATCACGGAATCCGTGCTGCGGCAGTTCGTGCCGGACGCGGCGGAGGCCGTCGATCCGCCCGTCGCGGACGCCGCGCAGTGGACGGCGGGTGTGCGGGTGATGGTCGCGGAACCGGCCCTGCGGGGCGAGATGTTGCGGGCCGGGGCCGTCGCCGAGGCCGAGATCGCGGCGGCCGTCGCGGAACGCACCGGCGGCGACCCGGAGCGGGACCTGTACCCGCACCTGGTCGCTTCCGCGGTCATGGGCGCGGTCAACACCGCCATCGCCCACCATCTCCGCACCGAGGGGACCGTGCCGGTGAGCCGCCTGCTCACGGACGCCCTCGCCCGGATCGCGGCGGGGCTTTCCACCCCGTAA
- a CDS encoding FAD-dependent monooxygenase: MIEVVIAGAGPNGLMLACELALAGVRPVVLERLTEPDDKQRANGLVGQVVRMLDRRGLYERLTAPGEHAPEPAPRFTFGAFPLHLSDLPDNPLYTLLVPQRRIERMLAERAAELGVDIRRGHEVIGLTQGEKSVTVELREQAPIEAEFVVGADGGRSAVRKLAGIAFPGVTTDDSVSRSAHVSVSPGAIGADGGLTVPGFGVIPPYQHLRTERGLIAWAPSPDDDPKLTTVEWGQPVEGEASLDELRASARRVLGADIALGPPTGPGPRLMRRLFGGNTRIAERYRAGRVLLLGDAAHVHSAIGGPGLNLGLQDAVNLGWKLAAEVRGHAAEGLLDTYESERHPAARRVAMHTQAQSLLTRPGGDVTALRELFGELLDLPTTRQHIAGLLSGADITYAMGPATGPLVGHWAPDLPGLRDLTRAARPLLLDPTGTLDPGPWSPHVDTATVPGLDTALLLRPDCYVAWQGTTNDGLHEALATWFRAA, encoded by the coding sequence ATGATCGAGGTCGTCATCGCAGGCGCGGGGCCCAACGGCCTGATGCTCGCCTGCGAACTCGCCCTGGCCGGTGTGCGCCCGGTCGTCCTGGAACGTCTCACCGAACCGGACGACAAGCAGCGTGCGAACGGACTGGTGGGCCAGGTCGTCCGCATGCTCGACCGGCGCGGACTGTACGAGCGGCTGACCGCGCCCGGCGAGCATGCGCCCGAACCGGCGCCCCGCTTCACCTTCGGCGCGTTCCCGCTCCACCTGAGCGACCTGCCGGACAACCCGCTCTACACGCTCCTGGTGCCGCAGCGCCGGATCGAGCGCATGCTCGCCGAGCGCGCGGCGGAGCTTGGCGTCGACATCCGCCGTGGCCACGAGGTCATCGGCCTGACACAGGGCGAGAAGTCGGTGACGGTCGAGCTGCGCGAGCAGGCGCCGATCGAGGCGGAGTTCGTGGTCGGCGCCGATGGCGGGCGCAGCGCGGTCCGCAAGCTCGCCGGGATCGCGTTCCCCGGTGTGACGACGGACGACTCGGTGTCGCGCAGCGCACATGTGAGCGTGTCCCCGGGCGCGATCGGTGCCGATGGCGGGCTGACCGTGCCCGGTTTCGGCGTCATACCGCCGTACCAGCATCTGCGGACCGAGCGCGGGCTGATCGCCTGGGCGCCGTCCCCGGACGATGACCCGAAGCTGACCACCGTGGAATGGGGGCAGCCCGTCGAGGGCGAGGCGTCGCTGGACGAGCTGCGGGCCAGCGCCCGCCGGGTGCTCGGCGCGGACATCGCACTCGGCCCGCCGACCGGGCCGGGACCGCGTCTGATGCGGCGGCTCTTCGGCGGCAACACCCGGATCGCCGAGCGGTACCGCGCGGGCCGCGTCCTGCTGCTCGGCGACGCCGCCCATGTGCACTCGGCGATCGGCGGCCCGGGGCTCAACCTGGGCCTCCAGGACGCGGTGAACCTCGGCTGGAAACTGGCCGCCGAGGTGCGCGGCCACGCGGCGGAGGGGCTGCTCGACACGTACGAGTCGGAGCGGCACCCGGCGGCCCGGCGGGTCGCCATGCACACCCAGGCGCAGTCGCTGCTGACCCGGCCGGGCGGCGATGTGACGGCGCTGCGCGAACTGTTCGGCGAACTGCTCGACCTGCCCACCACCCGGCAGCACATCGCGGGGCTGCTCTCCGGCGCGGACATCACCTACGCCATGGGCCCGGCCACCGGCCCCCTCGTCGGCCACTGGGCCCCGGACCTCCCGGGCCTCCGCGACCTGACCCGCGCCGCCCGCCCCCTCCTCCTGGACCCCACCGGCACCCTCGACCCGGGCCCCTGGTCACCCCACGTCGACACCGCGACCGTCCCCGGCCTCGACACCGCCCTGCTGCTCCGCCCCGACTGCTACGTCGCCTGGCAGGGCACCACGAACGACGGGCTGCACGAGGCCCTGGCCACCTGGTTCCGGGCCGCCTGA
- a CDS encoding TIGR03086 family metal-binding protein, whose protein sequence is MVNAFEGLIDRFLGASAEFERKLRAVRSEQWSWPTPCTEWNVRQLANHMTRGNLNYVSLLHGGGAADFLRLRDADALGTDPVGAYARSVRECAQAFGERGALRRILDYPLGPVTGQQALAVRITDSTVHTWDLARAVNVDDTLDASLVAWIDEHLEEIYAGLAETPTAAETTHRFFAAPEGVLAHGASPQTRLLHRMGRTPETPVRGH, encoded by the coding sequence ATGGTCAACGCGTTTGAAGGGCTCATCGATCGGTTCCTCGGGGCCAGTGCCGAGTTCGAACGGAAGCTGCGGGCAGTGCGCTCCGAACAGTGGTCCTGGCCAACTCCCTGCACGGAGTGGAACGTGCGGCAGTTGGCCAACCACATGACGCGCGGAAACCTCAATTACGTGAGTCTGCTGCACGGCGGCGGCGCCGCCGATTTCCTGCGGCTGCGGGACGCCGACGCGCTGGGCACGGATCCGGTCGGTGCGTACGCCCGGTCCGTCCGGGAGTGTGCCCAGGCGTTCGGCGAGCGGGGTGCTCTTCGGCGGATTCTGGACTATCCCCTGGGTCCGGTGACCGGCCAGCAGGCGCTTGCCGTGAGAATCACGGACAGCACCGTCCACACATGGGATCTCGCACGGGCTGTCAACGTGGACGACACGCTCGACGCGAGCCTCGTGGCGTGGATCGACGAACATCTCGAGGAGATCTACGCCGGTCTGGCGGAAACCCCCACCGCAGCCGAAACCACTCACCGGTTCTTCGCCGCTCCCGAGGGCGTGCTCGCCCATGGCGCCTCCCCGCAGACGCGGCTGCTGCACCGAATGGGGAGGACGCCCGAGACGCCCGTACGAGGTCACTGA
- a CDS encoding methyltransferase domain-containing protein has translation MTSPASSVFETTRPASADYLTRFAASDAGRDYKGRMLDALDLRAGLAVLDAGCGPGADLPALAEAVVPGGTVIGVDRDQEMLDAAAERVAAAHPCVELRLGDVHALPLDDVAVDRARTDRVLQWVDDPARALAEFHRVLRPGGRLVMGEPDWDTLVVDHPDPALSRAYTRHITERVIRNATIGRRLARLATDAGFRVPEVVPATQVFRDARVADRVFGFERTTRRAVEAGDLTEDQAAEWLHHLAHGPFFASATLYVVVAEA, from the coding sequence ATGACCTCTCCCGCCTCCTCCGTCTTCGAGACCACCAGGCCCGCGTCCGCCGACTACCTCACCCGGTTCGCCGCGAGTGACGCCGGACGCGACTACAAGGGGCGGATGCTGGACGCCCTCGACCTCCGGGCCGGGCTGGCCGTCCTCGACGCGGGCTGCGGCCCCGGCGCCGATCTCCCGGCCCTCGCGGAGGCGGTGGTCCCCGGCGGTACGGTCATCGGGGTCGACCGTGACCAGGAGATGCTGGACGCGGCGGCGGAGCGCGTCGCGGCCGCGCATCCGTGCGTCGAGCTGCGGCTGGGCGATGTCCACGCCCTCCCCCTGGACGATGTCGCGGTGGACCGCGCCCGCACCGACCGGGTGCTGCAGTGGGTGGACGACCCGGCCCGCGCCCTCGCCGAGTTCCACCGGGTCCTGCGGCCGGGCGGGCGGCTGGTGATGGGCGAGCCCGACTGGGACACCCTCGTGGTCGACCATCCCGACCCGGCGCTCTCCCGCGCCTACACCCGCCACATCACCGAGCGGGTGATCCGCAACGCCACCATCGGCCGCCGGCTCGCCCGCCTCGCCACCGACGCCGGGTTCCGGGTGCCGGAGGTCGTTCCGGCCACCCAGGTCTTCCGCGATGCCCGCGTGGCGGACCGGGTCTTCGGATTCGAGCGCACCACCCGCCGTGCCGTCGAGGCGGGCGACCTCACCGAGGACCAGGCGGCCGAGTGGCTGCACCACCTGGCCCACGGCCCGTTCTTCGCCTCCGCGACGCTGTACGTGGTGGTGGCCGAGGCGTAG
- a CDS encoding bifunctional polysaccharide deacetylase/glycosyltransferase family 2 protein — protein MFEGNRSKKRQESNHPSRGGRHKAARDPRAHWLLLLLVLPAMFGLLMFQGWTNHEVDAAKARRPCVSPVPRALADGGPVVQINGGRVRTVGMPAGTVALTYDGGPDPVQTPRLLDLLRRYDARATFFVSGAKAAQYPGLVRRIRAEGHEIGSNTYTGADMGTASAGRSRMELSLTESALAGSVGVQPRLLRLPLTTDVDTLCGDEWQAARRVAAEGYALVAADRSGTKPSQGMVRQFSQTDTAYQETERLLKDPRAKKFTTVTGGLGVPPVDVPVSGLERWEGKALIWVAAIGRGFVSTMAWVLGIAGALGVLRLLMLVVFARTHVRRLTRFRPGKQVNEPVTVLIPAYNEEAGIEATIRSLLASTHQRLQVVVIDDGSTDRTADIAASVTDRRVLVVRQPNAGKAAALNTGLAHTKHDIVVMVDADTVFEPDAIHQLIQPLAHPAIGAVSGNTKVGNRRSLLGRWQHLEYVFGFNLDRRMFEVLECMPTVPGAIGAFRRDAVMGVGGVSEDTLAEDTDLTMALWRAGWRVVYEETAVAWTEVPTSLRQLWRQRYRWGYGTLQAMWKHRRAMISLGSVGRFGRRGLSYLTLFQVLLPLLAPVIDLFALYGALFLDPAEAAGVWFGYLTIQMVCAGYALRLDGERMRALWSLPFQLFVYRQLMYLVVIQSVVALLLGTRLRWHRIQRSGTAAQALGETPAHRSLTSR, from the coding sequence ATGTTTGAGGGCAACCGGTCGAAAAAACGCCAGGAATCAAACCACCCGTCCCGGGGAGGTCGGCACAAGGCGGCCCGTGATCCGCGCGCGCACTGGCTGCTCCTTCTCCTCGTCCTTCCCGCCATGTTCGGCCTGCTGATGTTCCAGGGCTGGACCAACCACGAGGTCGACGCGGCGAAGGCGCGGCGGCCGTGCGTCAGTCCGGTGCCCCGGGCGCTGGCCGACGGCGGGCCGGTGGTGCAGATCAACGGGGGCCGGGTGCGGACCGTGGGAATGCCCGCCGGGACGGTGGCGCTGACCTACGACGGCGGTCCTGACCCCGTCCAGACACCGCGTCTGCTGGACCTGCTGCGCCGGTACGACGCGCGGGCCACGTTCTTCGTCTCCGGCGCCAAGGCGGCCCAGTACCCCGGCCTCGTACGCCGGATCCGCGCCGAGGGCCATGAGATCGGGTCGAACACCTACACCGGCGCCGACATGGGCACGGCGTCCGCCGGCCGGTCCCGGATGGAGCTGTCCCTGACCGAGTCGGCGCTGGCGGGGTCCGTGGGGGTTCAGCCGAGGCTGCTGCGGCTGCCGCTGACCACCGACGTGGACACGCTGTGCGGCGACGAGTGGCAGGCGGCGCGGCGCGTGGCGGCGGAGGGCTATGCGCTGGTGGCCGCCGACCGGTCGGGCACCAAGCCCTCGCAGGGGATGGTCCGGCAGTTCAGCCAGACGGACACCGCGTACCAGGAGACGGAGAGGCTGCTCAAGGACCCGCGCGCCAAGAAGTTCACCACCGTGACCGGCGGGCTCGGCGTGCCCCCGGTCGACGTCCCGGTCTCCGGCCTGGAGCGCTGGGAGGGCAAGGCGCTGATCTGGGTCGCGGCCATCGGCCGGGGCTTTGTGTCCACCATGGCGTGGGTGCTGGGGATCGCGGGGGCGCTGGGGGTGCTGCGGCTGCTGATGCTGGTGGTGTTCGCCCGCACCCATGTCCGGCGGCTCACCCGCTTCCGGCCCGGGAAGCAGGTCAACGAGCCGGTGACGGTGCTGATCCCCGCGTACAACGAGGAGGCGGGCATCGAGGCCACCATCCGCTCACTGCTCGCCTCCACCCATCAGCGGCTCCAAGTGGTCGTGATCGACGACGGCTCGACGGACCGTACGGCCGATATCGCCGCGAGCGTCACGGACCGCCGGGTACTGGTGGTCCGGCAGCCCAACGCGGGCAAGGCCGCCGCCCTCAACACCGGTCTGGCGCACACCAAACACGACATCGTGGTGATGGTCGACGCCGACACCGTCTTCGAACCGGACGCCATCCACCAGCTCATCCAGCCGCTCGCCCACCCGGCCATCGGCGCGGTCAGCGGCAACACCAAGGTCGGCAACCGGCGCAGTCTGCTGGGCAGGTGGCAGCACCTGGAGTACGTCTTCGGGTTCAACCTCGACCGGCGGATGTTCGAGGTGCTGGAGTGCATGCCGACCGTGCCCGGCGCCATCGGGGCCTTCCGGCGGGACGCGGTGATGGGCGTCGGCGGGGTCAGCGAGGACACCCTCGCCGAGGACACCGACCTCACCATGGCGCTGTGGCGGGCGGGCTGGCGGGTGGTGTACGAGGAGACCGCCGTCGCCTGGACCGAGGTGCCCACCTCGCTGCGCCAGCTGTGGCGGCAGCGCTACCGCTGGGGGTACGGCACGCTCCAGGCCATGTGGAAGCACCGCCGCGCGATGATCTCGCTGGGCTCGGTGGGGCGGTTCGGCCGCCGGGGGCTCAGCTATCTCACGCTCTTCCAGGTGCTGCTGCCGCTGCTGGCGCCCGTGATCGACCTCTTCGCCCTGTACGGCGCGCTCTTCCTCGACCCGGCGGAGGCGGCCGGGGTGTGGTTCGGCTATCTCACCATCCAGATGGTCTGCGCCGGGTACGCGCTGCGGCTGGACGGGGAGCGGATGCGGGCACTGTGGTCCCTGCCGTTCCAGCTCTTCGTCTACCGGCAGCTGATGTATCTGGTGGTCATCCAGTCCGTGGTCGCCCTTCTGCTCGGGACGCGGCTGCGATGGCACCGCATCCAGCGCTCCGGGACGGCCGCCCAGGCGCTCGGCGAGACACCCGCGCACCGGAGCCTGACATCGAGGTGA
- a CDS encoding LCP family protein, which produces MSDRLDGWAAGDRPSARAWEISTADTQSIPVQGPSTPPGVPVPHGVAAPHGVPTKPAPYRTGDETSPLEPVPVPPPEPTPTVRRRAPKEPLSRRRRIVRLAIVAVSALLLASGSAYVWADTQLNREVDLGRAPDRPPPGKGTNYLIVGSDSREGLSEEARKSLRTGSAEGRRTDSMMVLHTGSNGTTMMSLPRDSWVNIPGFVRPETGRRYNPSQNKLNAAYSMGGPDLLVSTIERNTGLRIDHYAEIGFSGFVDVVDAVGGVRMCVDRDIKDPKSGLDLKKGCQTLDGAKALAFVRQRKQEAKGDLGRTQNQQKFLAALANKAATPGVLANPFAAFPTVRAGLDTLIVDKDMGLPTLMSMFEAVKGVTSGNGKQLNVPVSNTNLRTSKGSAVQWNVTQARRLFDQLRNDQPVTTAPPAPPAPAAKR; this is translated from the coding sequence ATGAGCGATCGGTTGGACGGGTGGGCCGCCGGGGACCGGCCGTCGGCGCGGGCCTGGGAGATCTCGACGGCGGACACGCAGAGCATCCCCGTACAGGGGCCATCCACGCCACCAGGTGTCCCCGTACCTCACGGCGTCGCCGCGCCCCACGGCGTACCCACCAAACCGGCCCCCTACCGGACGGGCGACGAGACCAGCCCCCTCGAGCCCGTACCCGTACCCCCACCCGAGCCCACCCCCACCGTCCGGCGCCGCGCCCCCAAGGAGCCGCTCAGCCGGCGCCGCCGGATCGTCCGGCTGGCCATCGTGGCGGTCTCCGCGCTGCTCCTCGCCTCCGGCAGCGCCTACGTCTGGGCCGACACCCAGCTCAACCGCGAGGTCGACCTCGGCAGGGCCCCGGACCGCCCACCGCCCGGCAAGGGCACCAACTACCTCATCGTCGGCTCCGACAGCCGGGAGGGCCTTTCCGAGGAGGCCAGGAAGAGCCTGCGCACCGGCTCGGCCGAGGGCCGCCGCACCGACTCGATGATGGTGCTGCACACCGGCTCCAACGGCACCACGATGATGAGCCTGCCGCGCGACTCCTGGGTGAACATCCCCGGTTTCGTCCGCCCCGAGACCGGCAGGCGCTACAACCCGTCCCAGAACAAGCTGAACGCGGCCTATTCGATGGGCGGCCCCGATCTGCTCGTCTCGACCATCGAGCGCAACACGGGGCTGCGCATCGACCACTACGCGGAGATCGGCTTCTCCGGATTCGTGGACGTCGTGGACGCGGTCGGCGGGGTGCGGATGTGTGTGGACCGGGACATCAAGGACCCCAAGTCCGGGCTGGACCTGAAGAAGGGCTGCCAGACCCTCGACGGCGCCAAGGCGCTCGCGTTCGTCCGCCAGCGCAAGCAGGAGGCCAAGGGCGACCTGGGCCGCACCCAGAACCAGCAGAAGTTCCTGGCAGCGCTCGCCAACAAGGCCGCCACGCCTGGGGTCCTGGCCAACCCGTTCGCGGCCTTCCCGACCGTACGCGCCGGTCTGGACACGCTGATCGTGGACAAGGACATGGGCCTGCCCACCCTGATGTCCATGTTCGAGGCGGTGAAGGGCGTCACCTCGGGCAACGGCAAGCAGCTCAACGTCCCGGTGTCCAACACCAACCTCCGGACCTCCAAGGGCAGCGCGGTGCAGTGGAACGTGACGCAGGCGCGGCGCCTCTTCGACCAGCTGCGGAACGACCAGCCGGTGACGACCGCCCCGCCCGCCCCGCCCGCCCCGGCGGCGAAGCGCTGA
- a CDS encoding carbohydrate ABC transporter permease: MSALSARTARPWPRSAKSRTGGPRWSPRLRRRLAADAALLLIAAAFLLPLAWLVLASIDNDATLRVSAPGSPTMDNFSAVWTDEITFTPMLNSLLLCGGATVLTVACAALAAYPLSRFRSRAVRPYLLTVLFTTCLPITAIMVPVYGLFVQVDLIDTMSGTALFLAASQLPFAIWLMKNFMDGVPVILEEAAWTDGASWLQGLIRVILPLMGPGITVVMIYSFIMMWGNFFVPFMLLLSPEQLPASVSIFTFFGNYGQVVYGQLAAFSILYSTPVLLLYVLISRRLGGGFALGGAVKG, encoded by the coding sequence TTGTCCGCGCTCTCCGCCCGCACCGCCCGCCCCTGGCCCCGCTCCGCCAAGAGCCGTACCGGCGGCCCCCGCTGGTCCCCGCGGCTGCGCCGCCGGCTGGCCGCCGACGCCGCGCTGCTGCTCATCGCCGCCGCGTTCCTGCTCCCGCTCGCGTGGCTGGTCCTGGCCTCGATCGACAACGATGCCACCCTGCGGGTCTCGGCGCCCGGCTCGCCCACGATGGACAACTTCTCGGCGGTGTGGACGGACGAGATCACCTTCACGCCGATGCTCAACAGCCTGCTCCTGTGCGGCGGCGCCACCGTCCTGACCGTCGCCTGCGCGGCCCTCGCCGCCTATCCCCTCTCCCGCTTCCGCTCCCGCGCCGTGCGCCCGTATCTGCTGACGGTGCTCTTCACCACCTGTCTGCCGATCACCGCGATCATGGTTCCGGTCTACGGACTCTTCGTCCAGGTGGACCTCATCGACACCATGTCCGGCACGGCCCTCTTCCTCGCCGCCTCCCAACTCCCGTTCGCCATCTGGCTGATGAAGAACTTCATGGACGGCGTGCCGGTGATCCTGGAGGAGGCGGCGTGGACCGACGGCGCGTCCTGGCTGCAGGGCCTGATCCGGGTGATCCTGCCGCTGATGGGGCCGGGCATCACGGTCGTGATGATCTACAGCTTCATCATGATGTGGGGCAACTTCTTCGTCCCCTTCATGCTGCTGCTCTCCCCCGAACAACTCCCCGCGTCCGTCTCGATCTTCACCTTCTTCGGCAACTACGGCCAGGTCGTCTACGGCCAGCTGGCCGCCTTCTCGATCCTCTACTCCACGCCCGTGCTCCTGCTCTACGTGCTGATCTCCCGCCGCCTCGGCGGCGGCTTCGCCCTGGGCGGCGCCGTCAAGGGATGA
- a CDS encoding 6-phosphofructokinase: protein MRIGVLTAGGDCPGLNAVIRSVVHRAVAGHGDEVIGFEDGFKGLLDGRHRKLDLDAVSGILARGGTILGSSRLERARLREACETSKDHARDYGIDVLIPIGGEGTLTAARMLSDAGLPIVGVPKTIDNDISSTDRTFGFDTAVGVATEAMDRLKTTAESHQRVMVVEVMGRHAGWIALESGMAGGAHGICLPERPFEVDGLVKMVEERFARGKKFAVICVAEGAHPAEGSMEYQKGEIDQYGHERFTGIGNRLAAELERRLGKEARPVILGHVQRGGTPTAYDRVLATRFGWHAVEAAHRGDFGMMTALRGTDITMVPIANAVTELKTVPVDRMDEAESVF from the coding sequence ATGCGCATCGGAGTTCTCACCGCAGGCGGCGACTGCCCCGGTCTCAACGCTGTGATCCGGTCGGTGGTGCACCGCGCGGTCGCCGGCCACGGAGACGAGGTGATCGGTTTCGAGGACGGTTTCAAGGGGCTCCTCGACGGCCGGCACCGCAAGCTCGACCTCGACGCCGTCAGCGGCATCCTCGCCCGCGGCGGCACCATCCTCGGTTCCTCCCGACTGGAGCGCGCCCGGCTCCGCGAGGCGTGCGAGACCTCGAAGGACCACGCCCGTGACTACGGGATAGACGTGCTGATCCCGATCGGCGGCGAGGGCACCCTCACCGCGGCGCGGATGCTCTCCGACGCCGGACTGCCGATCGTCGGCGTCCCCAAGACGATCGACAACGACATCTCCTCCACTGACCGCACCTTCGGCTTCGACACCGCCGTCGGCGTCGCCACCGAGGCCATGGACCGGCTGAAGACCACCGCCGAATCCCATCAGCGGGTGATGGTCGTCGAGGTCATGGGGCGCCACGCGGGCTGGATCGCGCTGGAGTCCGGGATGGCCGGCGGCGCCCACGGCATCTGCCTGCCGGAGCGGCCCTTCGAGGTCGACGGGCTGGTGAAGATGGTCGAGGAGCGGTTCGCCCGCGGCAAGAAGTTCGCCGTCATCTGCGTCGCCGAGGGCGCGCACCCGGCCGAGGGCTCCATGGAGTACCAGAAGGGCGAGATCGACCAGTACGGCCATGAGCGGTTCACCGGGATCGGCAACCGCCTCGCGGCCGAGCTGGAGCGGCGCCTGGGCAAGGAGGCCCGCCCGGTCATCCTGGGGCATGTGCAGCGCGGCGGCACGCCCACCGCGTACGACCGCGTGCTGGCCACCCGCTTCGGCTGGCACGCCGTGGAGGCGGCGCACCGGGGCGACTTCGGCATGATGACCGCGCTGCGCGGCACGGACATCACGATGGTGCCGATCGCCAACGCGGTCACCGAGCTCAAGACCGTGCCGGTGGACCGGATGGACGAGGCCGAGTCGGTCTTCTGA